In Ipomoea triloba cultivar NCNSP0323 chromosome 7, ASM357664v1, a single genomic region encodes these proteins:
- the LOC116025422 gene encoding jacalin-related lectin 2-like translates to MPQCSHGIQWDDINLGQVMGIMIYYDSSGIYSLTFIYVDDNVFRVSSHGNNGRENCQTIILDYPTEFLTGVNGYRTISYVVKCITFVTNKATYGPFGNQSLGQYDRTFGCNQGGKDNRWITGFYGTLYDSSIASLGVILQIPTVIQPESSRPDTLKLEGKQAEIVN, encoded by the exons ATGCCGCAATGTAGTCACGGTATCCAGTGGGATGATATAAATCTTGGTCAGGTTATGGGGATTATGATTTACTACGATTCTTCTGGCATATACTCTCTAACTTTTATTTATGTCGACGACAACGTTTTCCGAGTGTCTAGTCATGGTAATAATGGCCGTGAAAACTGTCAAACG ATTATATTGGACTATCCCACCGAGTTCCTTACTGGAGTTAATGGGTATCGCACCATTTCATATGTTGTCAAGTGTATTACATTTGTGACTAACAAGGCCACATATGGACCCTTTGGTAATCAATCGCTTGGTCAGTATGACCGTACGTTTGGTTGCAATCAAGGAGGGAAAGATAATCGTTGGATTACAGGATTCTATGGTACTCTTTATGATTCATCCATTGCAAGTCTTGGAGTTATACTTCAAATACCAACTGTTATCCAACCTGAGTCTTCCCGACCTGACACTCTCAAATTGGAAGGAAAGCAAGCAGAAATAGTCAATTAG
- the LOC116025423 gene encoding inactive protein RESTRICTED TEV MOVEMENT 1-like, which produces MPEGNGEKWDDHSLGQVEGIMVYHNSIAVRSLGFLCVKDNINQMSEQHGKCLGKCEMIILDYPTEFFIGVYGFYYTSSSNTHVIRCITFVTNKATYGPFGGSPYSTAESAFSLQLWGKESNRITGFFGTSVNTNLTSFGVYIQKSTPRQPGKSDGNEVKSEV; this is translated from the exons ATGCCGGAAGGTAACGGTGAGAAGTGGGATGATCACAGCCTTGGGCAAGTTGAGGGGATTATGGTTTACCACAATTCTATTGCCGTACGCTCTCTAGGTTTTCTCTGTGTTAAAGACAACATTAACCAAATGTCTGAACAACACGGAAAATGTCTTGGAAAATGCGAAATg ATCATACTGGATTATCCAACCGAGTTCTTTATTGGCGTGTATGGGTTCTATTACACCAGTAGTTCTAATACTCATGTTATCAGGTGTATAACATTTGTGACTAACAAGGCCACATATGGACCTTTTGGTGGATCACCTTATAGTACCGCTGAGAGTGCATTTAGTTTACAGTTATGGGGGAAAGAAAGCAATAGGATTACAGGATTTTTTGGTACTTCTGTCAATACCAACCTTACAAGTTTTGGAGTTTACATACAAAAATCAACTCCTAGGCAACCTGGGAAATCGGATGGAAATGAAGTCAAAAGTGAAGTGTAA
- the LOC116025424 gene encoding jacalin-related lectin 20-like, producing MTLKVELMPEGSGEKWDEHSLGQVEGIMVYHDSSFVNSLGFFCVKDNINLISEQHGYSVGKCEMIMLDYPTELLTGLYGFYDNPSCTHIRCITFVTNKATYGPFGGQSPRSPEKAFSFQLRGKERNWITGFYGTIVHNGKLGRLGVYIQKSIIARPLGKLDGDEV from the exons ATGACGCTCAAAGTGGAATTAATGCCGGAAGGTAGCGGTGAGAAGTGGGATGAACACAGTCTTGGTCAAGTTGAGGGGATTATGGTTTACCATGATTCTTCTTTTGTAAACTCTTTAGGTTTTTTCTGCGTTAAGGACAACATTAATCTAATTTCTGAACAACATGGCTATTCTGTTGGAAAATGTGAAATG ATAATGCTGGATTATCCAACCGAGTTACTTACCGGATTGTATGGGTTTTACGACAATCCTAGTTGTACTCATATAAGGTGTATTACATTTGTGACTAACAAGGCCACATATGGACCCTTTGGTGGGCAAAGTCCTAGATCCCCTGAGAAAGCATTTAGTTTTCAGTTACGGGGGAAAGAGAGAAATTGGATTACAGGATTTTATGGTACTATTGTTCACAATGGCAAACTTGGAAGGCTTGGAGTttacatacaaaaatcaattattGCTAGGCCTCTTGGGAAATTGGATGGAGATGAAGTGTAA